GCGCAGCGACGTGGCGTGCGCGTGCGGCGCACGGCCGCCTACGGCCACGTGTACGTCACACCTTATTACTCGCACCGGCCGTACTACTCGTACTGGTCGCCCTGGTATGGCCCGTGGCCGTACTGGTACGGGCCGTGGTACGACGGATATCCGTACCGGCGTTATCTGCCGGCCACCGGGGCGCTGCGCATCCAGGTGGAGCCGCGGCACACCCAGGTGTATCTGGACGGCTACTTCGTCGGCATCGTCGACGACTTCGACGGAACGTTCCAGCGGCTGCGCGTCGCGCCGGGCGGGCACGAGATCGTGCTGCACCTCCCAGGGCATCGCAATGTGACGCAGAAGCTGTACGTCCCGGTCGGATCGACGTACAACATCAAGCACCGCATGGAGCCGCTGGCGGCGGGCGCGCCCGAGGAGCCGCTGCCCAAGCCGGATCCCGAAGCCGCCAGGCGCGTGGAGGAGTTGTCGCCGGAACGCGGGGATCGCGACCCGTACGTGGACGACCGGCGCGTGCCGCCGGCGCGGCCGCGCGGTCGCGATCGTGACGATCGCGACAGGCCGGCACGCGAGTCGCGCTTCGGCTCAATTGCCATCCGTGTGCAGCCGCCCGATGCGGTCGTGGTGGTGGACGGCACCGAGTGGCGCGGCGCGGCGGATGATGACGGAGAAATCCTGATCCAGGTGCCGGCCGGGCGCCACCGCATCGAGCTGCGGCGCGACGGCTACGACACCTACACCACCGAAGTGAACGTGCGCGGCGGCGAGACGACG
This portion of the Acidobacteriota bacterium genome encodes:
- a CDS encoding PEGA domain-containing protein, which gives rise to MTRIRQVTLIAGLVAILTGTWIGDAHAQRRGVRVRRTAAYGHVYVTPYYSHRPYYSYWSPWYGPWPYWYGPWYDGYPYRRYLPATGALRIQVEPRHTQVYLDGYFVGIVDDFDGTFQRLRVAPGGHEIVLHLPGHRNVTQKLYVPVGSTYNIKHRMEPLAAGAPEEPLPKPDPEAARRVEELSPERGDRDPYVDDRRVPPARPRGRDRDDRDRPARESRFGSIAIRVQPPDAVVVVDGTEWRGAADDDGEILIQVPAGRHRIELRRDGYDTYTTEVNVRGGETTPVNVLLQSREE